From a single Sporosarcina oncorhynchi genomic region:
- the scpB gene encoding SMC-Scp complex subunit ScpB, producing the protein MEPIDERLLGMLESFLFIAGDDGLSIGQLSILLELESEGTAIALEQLRVNYETRNDSGITLRLYGGSYRLVTKAEYADDILRMLENPSKNSITQASLEVLAIIAYKQPVTRVEIDDLRGVKSDGPIQTLIAKGFVMEKGRLESSGRPILYGTTDLFLDRFGLESIEMLPPLIEDDDEPFGDTDLFMTKFQEAFDLSDEGGNTD; encoded by the coding sequence ATGGAGCCAATCGATGAACGACTACTTGGGATGCTTGAGAGCTTCCTCTTCATAGCTGGAGATGATGGTCTGTCAATAGGGCAACTATCGATCTTACTTGAGTTGGAATCTGAAGGGACAGCCATAGCTCTTGAGCAATTACGCGTAAACTACGAAACAAGAAATGATTCGGGTATCACACTGCGCTTGTACGGAGGAAGTTACCGTCTTGTGACAAAGGCGGAGTATGCAGACGATATTCTTAGAATGCTCGAAAACCCGTCCAAGAACTCCATCACCCAGGCATCGCTTGAAGTTTTGGCAATCATCGCTTACAAGCAGCCAGTGACTCGTGTGGAAATTGATGATTTGCGAGGAGTCAAATCGGATGGTCCGATTCAGACACTTATAGCAAAAGGATTCGTTATGGAAAAAGGTCGGTTGGAAAGCAGTGGCCGCCCAATCCTGTACGGGACAACCGATTTATTTTTGGATCGATTCGGATTGGAATCGATTGAGATGTTACCACCTTTGATTGAAGATGATGATGAGCCTTTTGGGGATACGGATTTATTTATGACAAAGTTTCAGGAAGCATTTGACCTATCTGATGAAGGAGGAAACACTGATTGA
- a CDS encoding anti-sigma factor antagonist (This anti-anti-sigma factor, or anti-sigma factor antagonist, belongs to a family that includes characterized members SpoIIAA, RsbV, RsfA, and RsfB.), whose product MADINQVGDIVVVTLAGELDNLEANKIRSTISSSIFTGTVKAVIWNLSKLGFMDSAGIGLILGRMRDLAPYKGETFILNPSPTMEKIFSFSGLASTIRHGTVESVLGEIGGVLHEK is encoded by the coding sequence ATGGCTGATATTAATCAAGTTGGCGATATTGTAGTAGTAACGTTAGCAGGCGAGCTAGATAATCTTGAAGCGAATAAAATCCGTTCAACAATCTCGTCTTCGATATTTACAGGTACTGTAAAGGCGGTTATTTGGAATTTAAGTAAACTCGGATTTATGGATAGTGCGGGTATTGGTTTGATACTTGGGAGGATGCGCGATTTAGCACCTTATAAAGGGGAAACGTTCATTTTGAATCCATCCCCGACGATGGAGAAAATCTTTAGTTTTTCAGGATTGGCTTCAACTATCAGACATGGCACGGTCGAAAGTGTACTTGGCGAAATCGGAGGGGTACTGCATGAGAAATGA
- a CDS encoding GNAT family N-acetyltransferase — MTLLRYKKAYEKIAMGLLSYMPGEKAVKKLQELVHQYEENESWQLFLLKKGEDFIGIIGISLDETTYTVMHIAVNPSFRGEGVGREMIDMIGQVFPELECKSTDDTESFLQKCKQNDNESKME, encoded by the coding sequence ATGACACTTTTAAGATATAAGAAGGCATATGAAAAAATAGCCATGGGCTTACTCTCCTATATGCCGGGGGAAAAAGCCGTTAAGAAACTTCAGGAACTCGTCCATCAATATGAGGAAAATGAATCTTGGCAGTTATTCCTATTGAAAAAGGGCGAAGACTTTATTGGAATCATTGGTATTTCATTGGATGAAACTACTTACACAGTCATGCACATTGCAGTGAATCCTTCCTTTAGAGGTGAAGGCGTTGGCAGGGAAATGATAGACATGATTGGACAAGTGTTTCCAGAACTTGAGTGTAAAAGCACCGATGATACGGAGTCTTTCTTGCAAAAGTGTAAACAGAATGACAATGAATCCAAAATGGAATAG
- the spoIIAB gene encoding anti-sigma F factor gives MRNEMTLSFVAIEENEALARMALTCFITPLDPTLEEISEFKTIVSEAVTNAIIHGYNCDGQSLVTIHAEMDGSKVSMTVEDQGEGIFDVEQAMEPMFTTKPLMERSGMGFTIMESFSDNLSVDSTPGNGTIVRFEKMFSPVTEASRMR, from the coding sequence ATGAGAAATGAAATGACATTATCATTTGTCGCGATTGAAGAGAACGAAGCGTTAGCAAGGATGGCATTAACATGTTTTATCACACCCCTGGACCCGACATTGGAAGAAATCTCGGAATTCAAGACAATCGTATCCGAGGCCGTCACGAATGCCATTATCCATGGATATAATTGCGATGGTCAAAGTCTTGTCACAATCCATGCTGAGATGGATGGCTCAAAAGTGAGTATGACAGTAGAAGATCAGGGCGAAGGAATATTTGATGTCGAACAGGCTATGGAGCCGATGTTCACGACCAAACCTCTTATGGAACGGTCAGGTATGGGGTTTACAATTATGGAAAGCTTTTCAGATAACCTTTCTGTAGATTCGACTCCAGGAAACGGAACGATTGTACGCTTCGAGAAAATGTTTTCTCCGGTTACGGAAGCAAGCAGAATGAGGTGA
- a CDS encoding D-alanyl-D-alanine carboxypeptidase family protein, which translates to MKRTFIVVLILTLLLPAFPANADAPGSAWAVIDADTGRLLDGSNENMQLPIASLTKIWTAFTFLESGHSSGEILISPEAASAEGSSLYLEQGTSMESEAMLYGLMLRSGNDAAFALAEFAGGSVEGFIDLMNDKASFYGLEKTTFVNPSGLHHEKHLSTAYETALMLHYAMQNERFKKIASAENFVYRKGDEVRSWRNKHRLIHSNKTVIAGKTGFTKAAGRTLATYFEKDGKKIIVVTLNNGNDWNTHEHLANETFNNYELVTVAKKGKYKILAGTTGVLKQPITVLLNKKEIERVSHVLYIPRGQGTHGKGTWTVSLDNEPLVTAHVEIRK; encoded by the coding sequence TTGAAACGGACATTCATCGTTGTCCTTATACTGACACTACTATTGCCGGCTTTTCCAGCAAATGCTGACGCTCCAGGAAGCGCATGGGCTGTAATTGATGCGGATACCGGCCGATTATTGGACGGATCAAATGAAAATATGCAACTGCCGATAGCGAGCTTGACAAAGATTTGGACGGCATTCACTTTTCTGGAAAGTGGACATTCCTCGGGAGAAATCCTTATTTCACCAGAGGCAGCATCAGCAGAAGGTTCTTCACTTTATTTGGAACAGGGTACATCAATGGAGAGTGAAGCAATGCTGTACGGACTTATGTTGCGTTCGGGAAATGACGCTGCATTCGCGTTGGCTGAATTTGCTGGAGGCTCTGTAGAAGGCTTTATCGATTTGATGAACGATAAAGCGAGTTTTTATGGACTGGAGAAGACTACATTTGTGAATCCATCCGGACTTCATCATGAAAAGCATTTATCCACAGCCTATGAAACAGCGCTTATGCTTCACTACGCAATGCAGAATGAACGATTTAAAAAGATTGCTTCTGCCGAAAACTTTGTATACCGTAAAGGTGATGAAGTGAGAAGTTGGCGGAATAAGCACCGGCTCATTCATTCTAATAAAACAGTCATCGCCGGAAAAACGGGGTTCACGAAAGCTGCGGGAAGAACACTAGCAACCTATTTCGAAAAAGATGGTAAAAAAATCATTGTCGTCACGTTAAATAACGGGAATGACTGGAATACCCATGAACACTTAGCGAATGAAACGTTTAACAATTATGAATTGGTCACTGTAGCAAAAAAAGGTAAATATAAAATTTTAGCCGGGACTACGGGTGTATTGAAGCAACCGATTACCGTCCTTTTGAACAAAAAAGAAATTGAACGGGTATCCCATGTGCTCTATATACCAAGAGGTCAAGGAACCCATGGTAAAGGGACTTGGACAGTCTCCTTGGATAATGAACCACTTGTCACTGCTCACGTAGAAATAAGGAAGTAA
- a CDS encoding segregation/condensation protein A: MTYKVKLEAFVGPLDLLLHLINRLEIDIYDIPMSELTSQYIEHLHAMRVLELDELSEYLVLAATLIEIKSKMLLPIHEGDVLDHEAEFEMEEDPRDELVARLIEYKKFKEAAHTLKESAEDRSVHFTKLPEDLSEFGEVVVNNTEEKMNVFDLIGAFQKMLDRKRLRSPLTASILRSELSVSEKMDDIMTRLERIGGSCDFESLFEDGDVNDLVVTFLSLLELMKRLDIIVKQQGNFGKMTVFAGQEDTDGANR; this comes from the coding sequence ATGACATATAAAGTGAAACTCGAAGCGTTTGTTGGTCCTCTGGATCTATTATTACATTTAATCAACAGACTTGAAATCGATATCTATGATATACCAATGTCTGAACTGACAAGTCAATACATAGAACATCTCCATGCGATGCGGGTATTGGAACTTGATGAACTTAGTGAATACCTCGTACTTGCTGCAACATTAATAGAAATCAAAAGCAAAATGTTGCTGCCTATTCATGAAGGGGATGTGCTTGATCATGAAGCTGAATTTGAAATGGAGGAAGATCCACGTGATGAACTGGTTGCCCGACTGATTGAATATAAGAAGTTTAAAGAAGCCGCCCACACATTGAAGGAATCAGCAGAGGATCGATCCGTCCATTTTACAAAACTTCCTGAAGATTTATCTGAATTTGGTGAGGTCGTCGTTAATAACACCGAAGAAAAAATGAATGTATTTGACTTAATAGGCGCTTTCCAAAAAATGCTCGATCGGAAGAGGTTGCGCTCACCATTAACAGCAAGTATTTTAAGATCCGAACTTTCCGTCAGTGAAAAGATGGATGACATCATGACACGATTGGAAAGAATTGGAGGAAGTTGTGACTTTGAATCGTTATTTGAAGATGGGGATGTCAATGATCTTGTTGTGACGTTTCTTTCACTTTTGGAACTGATGAAAAGACTAGATATTATAGTTAAACAGCAAGGCAATTTCGGGAAAATGACCGTGTTTGCCGGACAGGAGGACACTGATGGAGCCAATCGATGA
- a CDS encoding pseudouridine synthase — translation MERLQKVLAQAGVASRRKAETLIVDGKVKVNGQVVTELGTKVTRADRVEVEGVELVKERFVYYLLYKPRGYISTVSDEKGRKTVLDLLPMVEERIFPVGRLDFDTSGIIIMTNDGDFSNLMTHPKYGIQKKYVAKVKGVPERDALKKLERGIELEDGVTAPARVKMQSFDKKTGTALVEITIHEGRNRQVRRMFDAIGCPVQKLRRESFAMLTTLGLNAGEARELTTHEVKQLRVLAETGKIG, via the coding sequence TTGGAAAGATTGCAAAAAGTATTGGCGCAAGCAGGCGTTGCATCACGTCGGAAGGCTGAAACGCTCATCGTCGATGGTAAAGTGAAAGTGAATGGACAAGTTGTGACTGAATTAGGAACAAAAGTGACCCGTGCGGATCGTGTTGAAGTGGAAGGCGTGGAACTCGTCAAAGAAAGGTTTGTCTACTATTTGTTGTACAAGCCTAGAGGTTATATATCCACGGTTAGTGATGAAAAAGGCAGGAAGACTGTCTTGGATCTGCTACCGATGGTTGAAGAGAGAATTTTCCCGGTAGGACGTCTTGATTTTGACACTTCTGGTATCATCATCATGACAAATGACGGCGACTTTTCTAATTTGATGACGCATCCAAAATACGGTATCCAAAAGAAGTATGTTGCAAAAGTGAAAGGCGTTCCAGAACGGGATGCGCTTAAAAAGCTTGAACGTGGTATTGAGTTGGAGGATGGAGTGACAGCTCCAGCACGTGTAAAAATGCAGTCGTTCGATAAAAAAACAGGTACTGCTCTTGTCGAAATCACTATTCATGAGGGCAGAAACCGCCAGGTGCGCAGAATGTTCGATGCGATCGGTTGCCCAGTTCAGAAGTTGAGAAGGGAATCGTTTGCGATGTTGACTACTTTAGGGTTAAATGCAGGCGAAGCACGCGAATTAACGACGCATGAAGTAAAACAGTTAAGAGTGCTAGCGGAAACAGGTAAGATTGGATGA
- a CDS encoding pyrimidine-nucleoside phosphorylase, protein MVDIIEKKRDGERLSKEEISFFIDGYTAGTIPDYQASALLMAIYFNGMSSEEQGNLTLAMVESGDQIDLSDISGVKVDKHSTGGVGDTTTLILVPLVAACGVPVAKMSGRGLGHTGGTLDKLEAIEGFHIELTQEQFVKQVNDLKLAVIGQSGNLTPADKKLYSLRDVTATVNSIPLIASSIMSKKIAAGADAIVLDVKTGDGAFMKTVEDAEALAHAMVSIGRQVGRNTMAVISDMSQPLGFAIGNALEVKEAIETLQGRGPEDLTELCLVLGSKMVVAGGKAESIDEARLLLEKVIEDGSALKLFGELIDAQGGNSEIIHDTSLLPFATYEINVPALTTGFVSKMEADEIGVAAMVLGAGRETKDDDIDLAVGIMLKKKIGDAVREGETIAVIHSNREDVSKSMKLIQQHIHISKEAQKKPELILRMITE, encoded by the coding sequence ATGGTTGACATTATTGAGAAGAAAAGAGACGGGGAAAGACTATCTAAAGAAGAGATATCATTTTTTATCGATGGCTATACTGCTGGGACGATTCCTGATTATCAGGCAAGTGCTTTGTTGATGGCGATTTACTTCAATGGAATGTCTTCAGAAGAACAAGGCAATTTGACACTGGCGATGGTCGAATCCGGTGATCAGATTGACTTATCAGATATAAGCGGCGTCAAAGTCGATAAGCATTCTACAGGTGGGGTCGGCGATACGACAACATTAATATTAGTTCCATTAGTGGCGGCATGCGGCGTACCTGTAGCTAAAATGAGCGGAAGAGGATTGGGGCATACCGGAGGAACACTGGATAAACTGGAAGCAATTGAAGGATTCCATATTGAATTAACGCAGGAACAATTCGTCAAACAAGTGAATGATTTGAAACTAGCTGTAATCGGCCAGAGTGGTAATTTAACACCTGCTGATAAGAAGCTTTACTCATTGCGTGATGTAACAGCAACCGTTAACAGCATTCCACTTATTGCAAGTTCGATTATGAGCAAGAAGATTGCAGCAGGGGCAGACGCGATTGTCCTCGATGTGAAAACGGGGGACGGAGCATTCATGAAAACGGTTGAAGATGCAGAAGCTCTGGCGCATGCAATGGTTTCAATTGGCAGACAAGTTGGACGAAATACGATGGCTGTCATCTCAGATATGAGTCAGCCGCTCGGATTTGCGATTGGCAATGCCTTAGAAGTGAAAGAAGCGATTGAAACATTGCAAGGACGTGGGCCTGAAGATCTAACAGAACTCTGTCTCGTACTTGGCAGCAAAATGGTTGTCGCGGGCGGCAAAGCAGAATCGATAGATGAAGCGCGTCTATTACTTGAAAAAGTAATAGAAGACGGGTCAGCATTAAAGCTATTTGGTGAATTGATCGATGCACAAGGGGGCAATAGTGAAATCATTCATGACACATCTTTATTGCCTTTTGCAACCTATGAAATTAATGTTCCCGCATTGACGACAGGTTTCGTTTCGAAAATGGAAGCGGATGAGATCGGAGTCGCAGCAATGGTATTAGGAGCTGGTCGGGAAACGAAAGATGATGACATTGATTTAGCGGTCGGAATCATGCTTAAGAAAAAGATTGGCGATGCGGTTCGAGAAGGGGAAACGATTGCAGTCATCCATTCGAACAGAGAAGATGTTTCAAAATCCATGAAACTCATTCAACAGCATATTCATATATCTAAAGAGGCGCAAAAAAAGCCTGAATTGATCTTACGAATGATAACCGAATAA
- a CDS encoding SigF/SigG family RNA polymerase sporulation sigma factor, with translation MDTSVERQDALLSQEKMRILIQQSQDGDKEARRMMVEGNTRLVWSIVQRFASRGADLEDLFQIGCIGLMKSIDKFDLSYEVKFSTYAVPMIVGEIQRFLRDDGMVKVSRSIRELSFKIRHATDDYVKKHGKSPSISEVAEILEVTVDDIILASDALRDPASLHEQLYESEGDSLTLMDQLKDERSERFFDHIPLRDVVSKLNKRDQTIIYMRYYLDCTQSDIAERIGISQVQVSRLEKKILAQLKEWMSAQPEELT, from the coding sequence ATGGATACGTCTGTTGAGAGACAAGATGCCCTATTGTCCCAGGAAAAAATGAGAATCCTTATTCAGCAATCGCAAGACGGCGATAAAGAAGCTAGGCGTATGATGGTGGAAGGGAATACAAGGCTTGTCTGGTCCATCGTGCAACGATTCGCTTCCCGTGGTGCGGACTTGGAAGATCTGTTTCAGATTGGCTGTATTGGATTGATGAAATCAATCGATAAATTTGATTTGTCTTATGAAGTGAAATTTTCCACTTATGCCGTACCTATGATTGTTGGAGAAATTCAACGATTTTTAAGAGATGACGGTATGGTTAAAGTAAGCAGATCGATTAGGGAACTAAGTTTTAAAATCAGACATGCCACTGACGATTATGTGAAAAAACATGGAAAATCTCCTTCAATTTCAGAAGTAGCTGAAATTCTGGAAGTAACAGTGGATGATATTATTCTCGCATCAGATGCATTGCGGGATCCAGCTTCACTTCATGAACAGCTTTATGAAAGTGAAGGAGATAGTCTTACATTGATGGATCAGTTGAAGGATGAACGGTCTGAAAGATTTTTTGATCATATTCCACTACGTGATGTTGTGTCCAAATTGAATAAGAGAGATCAGACAATCATTTACATGCGCTATTATTTAGACTGTACACAAAGCGATATTGCGGAACGGATCGGTATTTCGCAAGTCCAGGTTTCGAGGTTGGAGAAGAAGATATTGGCACAGTTAAAAGAGTGGATGAGTGCGCAACCAGAAGAATTGACATAA
- a CDS encoding spore germination protein, which produces MAKLFTSVKEAEEWFQSKFGIDETFDATFKSIHLWGMPVGLFYINGLVDGQTLTSLLTEMQENYRNSDEYRENPTDFLTYFPYHALSDVDEREKFLTDILSGQVGFVIPDGFTFIGDIRNYPGRQPEEPDTEKVIRGARDGFTENIILNTALVRRRLRTENLRFEMHQTSLNSKTDVAITFLKEAASEEHLDYIRKRLDDIKTDGLTMTDKSLEEFLFKQSFHPMPFVRYTERPDICAAHLLEGHIAIIVDTSPSVILVPTTLFHHLQHAEEYRQAPFIGTFVRWIRLLGATLSLFLLPLWYLLSTYQQYLPLSLSFIGPDDPGTVPLIIQVLIADVGIEVLRMAAIHTPTPMSTAMGLVAAIVIGQVAIDVGLFTAEVILYVAVSAIFTFAIPSYELSITTKVFRLFILIFTAIFGASGFFLSVVALFYYLAALKPMGTPYLWPAVPFFPKAMTRILIRYPMTVDSPRPFITKSPDRNRLS; this is translated from the coding sequence ATGGCTAAATTATTCACATCTGTGAAAGAAGCGGAAGAATGGTTCCAAAGCAAATTTGGAATAGACGAAACTTTTGATGCCACATTTAAAAGTATCCATCTGTGGGGAATGCCTGTCGGGTTATTTTATATAAATGGCCTGGTAGACGGGCAGACGCTCACATCGCTGTTGACGGAAATGCAGGAGAACTATCGTAATTCGGATGAGTATCGCGAAAACCCTACTGATTTTCTGACATACTTTCCTTATCATGCGCTATCAGATGTAGATGAAAGGGAAAAATTTTTAACAGATATATTGAGTGGGCAAGTCGGCTTTGTTATTCCGGATGGGTTCACTTTCATAGGAGATATCAGAAATTATCCAGGCAGACAGCCTGAGGAACCTGATACTGAAAAAGTGATTCGAGGTGCAAGAGATGGCTTTACTGAGAATATCATTCTGAATACGGCTTTAGTCAGAAGAAGACTCAGAACCGAGAATCTGCGATTTGAAATGCATCAGACATCATTGAACAGTAAGACGGATGTCGCCATTACATTTTTGAAAGAAGCGGCAAGTGAAGAACATCTGGATTATATTAGGAAAAGGTTAGATGACATTAAGACCGACGGCTTGACGATGACAGATAAGTCACTCGAGGAATTTCTCTTTAAACAAAGTTTCCATCCGATGCCTTTCGTCAGGTATACAGAACGTCCCGACATTTGCGCTGCACATCTTTTGGAAGGACATATCGCGATTATCGTTGATACTTCACCATCTGTCATACTTGTTCCGACGACCTTATTCCATCATTTGCAACATGCGGAAGAATATCGGCAGGCTCCGTTCATCGGTACCTTTGTCCGCTGGATTCGTCTATTAGGGGCTACGCTAAGTCTCTTTCTTCTTCCGCTCTGGTATTTACTGTCTACGTACCAACAGTATTTACCGCTATCCCTAAGTTTCATCGGACCGGATGATCCTGGGACTGTTCCTTTGATCATACAAGTACTTATTGCGGATGTAGGGATAGAAGTTCTTCGTATGGCAGCAATTCATACACCTACACCAATGTCCACCGCCATGGGACTGGTAGCGGCAATCGTTATTGGACAAGTGGCAATCGATGTAGGACTTTTCACCGCCGAAGTGATTTTGTATGTGGCTGTCAGTGCGATATTCACATTCGCCATACCTTCTTATGAATTAAGTATCACAACCAAGGTTTTTCGATTATTCATTCTAATTTTTACAGCGATTTTTGGAGCGAGCGGGTTTTTCTTAAGTGTTGTAGCTCTATTTTATTATCTTGCGGCACTAAAGCCGATGGGTACTCCCTATCTATGGCCGGCAGTACCGTTCTTTCCAAAAGCAATGACAAGAATACTCATAAGATATCCTATGACGGTCGACTCGCCAAGACCGTTCATTACAAAATCTCCTGATCGTAATAGGCTTTCATAA
- the resA gene encoding thiol-disulfide oxidoreductase ResA yields the protein MSKPNKKRSRLIFRGVVLLLLASAILFSIFSKDKVKVLAVGDKAPDFELVDTDGNVHRLSDFNGEGVFLNFWGTWCPPCKKEMPYIENQYKEFSEKGVHVLSVNIAESNLKVDTFRDQYGLTFPVVIDKTKDVRDLYNVVPLPTTFLINKDGVIQDIIKQEMSEEEIISLMESVLPQ from the coding sequence TTGTCCAAACCGAACAAAAAGCGCTCTCGTCTCATTTTCAGGGGAGTAGTCCTGCTTTTATTAGCATCGGCAATTCTGTTTTCCATATTCTCCAAAGATAAAGTAAAAGTTTTGGCAGTAGGCGATAAAGCACCAGATTTTGAACTTGTTGATACGGATGGAAATGTTCATCGTTTATCCGACTTTAATGGTGAGGGAGTTTTCTTAAACTTCTGGGGTACCTGGTGTCCTCCTTGTAAGAAGGAAATGCCTTATATTGAAAATCAGTATAAAGAGTTCAGTGAAAAAGGTGTACATGTCTTATCCGTTAACATTGCTGAATCTAATCTGAAGGTAGATACATTCCGTGATCAGTATGGGCTGACTTTTCCAGTCGTTATCGATAAAACGAAAGACGTGAGGGACTTGTATAATGTCGTTCCTCTCCCGACAACCTTTCTGATTAACAAAGATGGCGTAATTCAGGATATCATCAAACAAGAAATGAGTGAGGAAGAAATCATTTCCTTAATGGAAAGCGTTCTACCTCAATAA
- a CDS encoding DUF309 domain-containing protein encodes MHPYHHPLFCKFIVYFNENQDYFECHEVLEDYWKSIPGYTKEHPLTAFILLATGMYHWRRDNHSGAYRTMLKAERRMLDFASHGELYIEEIDFQLLLQDIHQALENVKIGHSFVPFKIAVSSKTLKCLVENSPGQLELLPANSDAVIHKHMLRDRSDILAEREKKKGRPD; translated from the coding sequence ATGCATCCATATCATCATCCATTGTTCTGTAAGTTTATTGTTTATTTCAACGAAAATCAAGATTACTTTGAATGCCATGAAGTATTGGAAGACTATTGGAAGTCCATTCCTGGCTATACAAAAGAGCATCCACTGACAGCTTTCATCCTGTTAGCGACAGGTATGTATCACTGGAGAAGAGATAATCATAGTGGAGCATATAGAACAATGCTCAAAGCCGAGAGGAGAATGCTGGATTTCGCGTCGCATGGTGAGCTTTATATCGAGGAAATCGATTTTCAGCTATTATTGCAAGACATTCACCAAGCTTTGGAAAACGTGAAGATCGGACATAGTTTTGTTCCATTTAAAATAGCTGTTTCTTCTAAAACACTAAAGTGTCTTGTCGAAAACTCACCTGGCCAACTTGAACTTCTTCCTGCTAATAGTGATGCTGTCATTCATAAACATATGCTTCGGGACCGTTCAGATATTCTTGCTGAACGCGAAAAGAAAAAGGGCAGACCGGATTGA
- the lysA gene encoding diaminopimelate decarboxylase gives MHLYGTQSVNNLGHLTIGGVDAVELATTYGTPLLVYDIALFRQRAKAFKETFKQAGIKAQVAYASKAFSSIAIYEVAKQMNLSLDVVSGGELYTAVMADFPREKIHFHGNNKSFEELQYAFDEKIGCIVIDNFLEIELIKEISEARQQSMNVLLRVTPGVNASTHDYITTGQEDSKFGFDLKNGQADDAFLKLFNHPYITVLGMHCHIGSQIFETAAFRLAAEALMEKMVEWRKKFKFVCPVLNLGGGFGIRYTSEDKPLPPSDYVQEMENVVLSMTREHNYPLPEIWIEPGRSLVGDAGTTLYKTGSTKTVPGTRTYVAVDGGMSDNIRPALYGAKYTAVSAGKMMDPHLDKVTIAGKCCESGDKLIEDTYLAEPVEGDIVAVFCTGAYTYSMASNYNRLPKPAIVFCEDGEHQLIVRRETYEDIIKLDIPLQKTDSGKLS, from the coding sequence ATGCATCTTTACGGAACACAATCTGTGAACAATTTAGGCCATCTGACAATTGGCGGCGTCGACGCTGTAGAATTAGCAACTACGTATGGAACACCGCTGCTTGTATACGATATTGCGTTATTCAGGCAACGGGCTAAAGCTTTTAAGGAAACGTTCAAGCAGGCGGGCATAAAAGCGCAAGTCGCTTATGCGAGCAAAGCATTTTCTTCTATCGCGATTTATGAGGTTGCAAAACAGATGAATCTCTCGCTGGATGTTGTCTCTGGGGGCGAACTTTATACCGCGGTAATGGCAGATTTTCCACGGGAGAAAATCCATTTCCATGGAAACAATAAAAGCTTTGAGGAATTACAATACGCTTTTGATGAGAAAATCGGATGCATCGTCATCGATAATTTCTTGGAAATAGAACTAATAAAGGAGATTTCAGAAGCTCGTCAGCAAAGTATGAATGTTCTGTTGCGTGTAACACCAGGTGTCAATGCATCAACACATGATTATATTACAACAGGTCAGGAAGATTCGAAGTTCGGTTTCGATTTGAAGAACGGCCAGGCAGATGATGCTTTTTTGAAATTGTTTAACCATCCCTATATAACTGTTTTAGGAATGCATTGCCATATCGGTTCTCAAATTTTTGAAACGGCTGCTTTCCGACTTGCAGCAGAGGCACTAATGGAGAAAATGGTTGAATGGAGAAAAAAGTTTAAATTTGTCTGTCCGGTTCTTAATCTGGGTGGAGGTTTCGGTATACGCTATACGAGCGAAGATAAACCTCTTCCACCTTCAGATTACGTTCAGGAAATGGAGAATGTTGTACTATCCATGACGCGCGAACATAATTATCCTTTACCTGAAATTTGGATCGAACCTGGTCGCTCACTTGTCGGGGATGCAGGGACAACACTTTATAAAACCGGCAGTACAAAGACAGTGCCTGGAACTAGGACTTATGTCGCTGTTGATGGCGGGATGTCTGACAATATTAGACCAGCCCTTTATGGAGCGAAATATACTGCTGTTTCCGCCGGAAAGATGATGGATCCTCATTTGGATAAAGTGACGATTGCGGGAAAATGCTGTGAATCAGGTGATAAACTTATTGAAGATACGTATCTTGCAGAACCGGTAGAAGGAGATATCGTTGCTGTTTTCTGCACAGGAGCGTACACTTATTCTATGGCGAGCAATTACAACCGCCTCCCTAAACCGGCAATTGTCTTCTGTGAGGATGGAGAGCATCAGCTCATAGTCCGCAGGGAGACCTATGAAGATATTATCAAACTTGATATTCCGCTTCAAAAAACGGATAGTGGTAAATTGTCATGA